The Streptomyces sp. NBC_00483 genome contains the following window.
CATTCCACCCGCGTACCGGGCGTATTACGCAATCGAGAGACCTTCCGGACGCTCCTGTTCCCTCAGCCGCCCGGAAGTATCTCCACCTCGGGGGTTGCGGATAGGGCTCCGAGGCCTTTCTGTCCGTTTATCGAACATTCCCGTATGTCCGTTTCGCGTGGTATCATATAACCACGGGCTAACTCTAGCCAACAAACCCCTTCTAAACCTCAAGGGATACCCCTATGCCTGAACAGCGATCGAATCCAGCAAACACCAAACGAACTGTAATGCGATTCCACTGTCCCGCATGGCTACAGGAAGCCATCGTGGAGGCGTGCAACGAATATGAAATGTCCGCTAGCGAATACGTCCGCATGGTTCTCACCAAGGACCTGTCCGCCCGAGGGTTCTTCGAGAACAAGTGATCCTGAGATGCCAGAGGAGGCACAAGGAATGAGTAAGACCATCATCACAGTTGGTAAGAATCACGAGTATGACCTGGTCGGGCCGCCGTTGGGTGAAGGTGTACCCGGTGCACTGAACGACCAGGACGTTACTCCAGAGCAGTTTGAGAAATACCAAAGGATGTTCCCCAACGTCCGCGTCAGGCGCTGGTCTGACAGTGGCCTTGCGGAAAGGGTGATTGATCTTTACGGAGACCGCATCCGCTACAACCCCGCCTTCAAGACCCACTACGTGTGGAACGAGGAGACGCGGCTTTGGCAAGAGACCGACCACGGGGCGTTCGTACACCTTGTGGGGAAGGTCATTACGGAGCACCTCCCTTGTGAGGATCTGTTCTACAGCGAAGCCAAGGTGGAGCGTGGGGGGAAGCTCGTAAGTGAGCGGGACGACTTCCGCAGATGGCGTCGAAGCGTGGACACGGAAGCCCGCTTCAACGCAGTGGCGCGGTTCCTAACCAGCTTCCCGGAGCTACGCATAACGTTGGACGATTTCGACAAGGACCCTTGGACTCTCAACACCCCGAACGGCGTGATCGATATGCGTGAACGCAGCCGGTCACCGCGCCCCGCCGAGCCCGGAGACATGCTTACCCGTGTGACGGGCGTGGGTATCGACGAGGTAGGGACGGAGCCATTCGAGTTTGAGAAGTTCTTGCACCTGGTGCAGCCCAACCCGGAGCACCGCAAGTACCTACAGGTACTGCTCGGTATGGCCGCGTATGGCGACCCCGGTGAGCACATGTTCGTGTTCCACCAGGGAGAGGGCGGAAACGGCAAGGGTGTGCTTCTGAGGCTCTTGAATATGGTCCTGGGGGACTACTACCGGACGGCCTCACGAACGGGCCTCACAGTGGCAGGTAACACCTTTGAAGAGTCGACGTGGCCCGGTGTTCGTCTACTCGTCGGGGACGAGATGGGTAACGCGGACCTTGACCAGAACAAGCTCAAGGACCTTACGGGTGGTGGCCAGATCATGGCGAACGCCAAACACAAGCCACACGCTCCGTTCACGCCCAGGTTCTCTCTGCACCTCTGTGGGAACGAGTGGCCCACGCTGGCCAACACGGATTCAATCGAGCGCCGCTATCGCCCTGTGGCCTGGACGGTAAAGCCGTCGAGCGACGAATGGGCGCAGTTCCAGCGGAACGGCCAGAAGGACCCTGCCGACTACCTGTTTGAGGAGGAGGGGGAACAGATCCTCTCTTGGATTCTGGCCGGATACCTGACGTACAGGGTCCACGGCCTCAACGTGCCTCAAGATCTTCAGGACATGGCCGCCGAACAGTTGCTAGCCAATGACTCGGTGACCCTTTTCGCGACATCATGCCTTGTGGCCGATGACGGGTGGGACGACGACAGCGCAGACGGTTGCTTCAAAATCTCGCAGAAGGAGATGTACTCGCAGTACAAGAGGTGGTGTCGACAGGCTGGACACACTGCGCAGGGGGTTAAGCAGTTCAACCGGGATCTGAGAAAGTGCGCATCCGGGCTTGGTTTCGCTCACAACGCTTCACGCGGGCGCCCGGCATGGGTCGGCGTGCGGTATGAGGAGTCCGACGACTGACACCGCCACCACAACTCCCGTACAGAATCCGGGAGTTGAGGGCACCGGCTGCTCGCCGGCCTCGGGACGCGTCGGTCCTAGATCGGCGCTCCCCAAACCCGGCCACGTTTCCTAGGACTGCTGTCCGTCTGTGTCGCTCACCGGTGCGGGAGGGTCGTTGTTCAGTTGGTCCATAAATGTCTCTTATGTCCACCAGGGCGTCAAGGGTTTCCGAGGGCATTTCTTTACGTGCCGGTAACATCACGCAAAGTTTTTCAGGGAATTCCGACAAGTGGGCGTAATCTTAACCATATCAACCAAATTCAATAGAGTAAGGAAGGTGAACGTCATGTTCAATAAGCAGAACAAGGAAGACAGGAAAGCCGCAAAGGAGACCGTGAAGGACCAGAAGGGGTCGGTAGAAGATCTCTCAATCACGATCATTCGCACCACCCGGCTGGACGCCGGTTTCGCAGACTGCAAGTGGGGGATAACCAACGGCTACGGCTATCTCGTCAAGGCCGGAGTTTTCCCCGGTTATAACCGGACCCTGACGCACGCTAGGAAGGCGGCTGACAAGCTCCGGGCCAAGGCGGGACTAGAGCCCCTGGAGTATGCCGTGAAGACCGTGAACGCGGTTCGTACGGTCTCGTGATGGACCCGAACCTGAACGCCCGCCTGCGGCACTCAGACGCTTGCCCGAGCTGCGGGCAGCCCCGGCCTGCCAACAAGCCCCCAGGGCCCACAGGGAAGCTGCTTTACAACTGCTCAGGCTGTCAGCGCCGATGGGCGCGATGGCTTCCCTGAGATACGAGCGAAAAGAATCCCTGTAGGCCTCCGAATTTCTCTCCGGAGGCCTTCTTTGTGGGAATTCGCAGGTCAAATGCAATTACGCCCTACATACCATCGAGTATGCGAAATGTCAAGCTGGACCTGCTATAATTAATACATGAGTCACACTGAATCATGAGAAGGGAGTGAGAATGCAGCGCAAAGAGCTGAAGAAGTACCCCGAGCACCTCAATGGGTATTTCCC
Protein-coding sequences here:
- a CDS encoding DNA primase family protein, with the protein product MSKTIITVGKNHEYDLVGPPLGEGVPGALNDQDVTPEQFEKYQRMFPNVRVRRWSDSGLAERVIDLYGDRIRYNPAFKTHYVWNEETRLWQETDHGAFVHLVGKVITEHLPCEDLFYSEAKVERGGKLVSERDDFRRWRRSVDTEARFNAVARFLTSFPELRITLDDFDKDPWTLNTPNGVIDMRERSRSPRPAEPGDMLTRVTGVGIDEVGTEPFEFEKFLHLVQPNPEHRKYLQVLLGMAAYGDPGEHMFVFHQGEGGNGKGVLLRLLNMVLGDYYRTASRTGLTVAGNTFEESTWPGVRLLVGDEMGNADLDQNKLKDLTGGGQIMANAKHKPHAPFTPRFSLHLCGNEWPTLANTDSIERRYRPVAWTVKPSSDEWAQFQRNGQKDPADYLFEEEGEQILSWILAGYLTYRVHGLNVPQDLQDMAAEQLLANDSVTLFATSCLVADDGWDDDSADGCFKISQKEMYSQYKRWCRQAGHTAQGVKQFNRDLRKCASGLGFAHNASRGRPAWVGVRYEESDD